One stretch of Verrucomicrobiia bacterium DNA includes these proteins:
- a CDS encoding class I SAM-dependent methyltransferase has translation MDDVIAATQQMLLPPVADVLDVATGAGHTGLYFAGLGHRVTLADIAQPMLDRALEAATERGLKITTQQHAAEKFPYANGSFDLVTCRVAPHHFSSPPDFVNEAARVLRPGGYFLLIDGSVPDDEPEAEAWLHEVEKLRDPSHNRLLSPRSWTKLCVMVGLKVNSAELKTFKQPDLEWYFETANTPQENRVAVRRLVETASKHVRECYRVAMEAGKTVWWWPRLTLIAQR, from the coding sequence GTGGACGACGTCATCGCGGCCACGCAGCAAATGCTGCTGCCGCCGGTAGCCGATGTGCTGGATGTGGCCACGGGAGCGGGACATACCGGCCTCTATTTCGCCGGGTTGGGCCATCGCGTGACTCTGGCGGACATCGCGCAACCGATGTTGGACCGGGCCTTGGAAGCGGCGACGGAGCGCGGTTTGAAGATTACTACCCAGCAACATGCGGCGGAGAAGTTCCCTTATGCGAATGGCAGTTTCGATCTCGTGACGTGCCGCGTGGCGCCGCATCATTTCAGTTCGCCACCGGATTTTGTGAATGAAGCCGCGCGGGTGTTGCGTCCCGGTGGTTACTTCCTGTTGATCGATGGTTCTGTGCCGGATGATGAGCCGGAAGCGGAAGCATGGTTGCATGAGGTGGAGAAGTTGCGTGATCCCAGTCATAACCGGCTGCTTTCGCCGCGTTCCTGGACCAAGCTCTGTGTGATGGTGGGATTGAAAGTGAATTCAGCAGAGTTGAAGACGTTCAAGCAACCCGATCTCGAATGGTATTTCGAGACGGCGAACACGCCGCAGGAGAATCGGGTGGCCGTGCGCAGGCTGGTGGAGACGGCTTCGAAACATGTGCGAGAGTGTTATCGTGTGGCGATGGAAGCGGGAAAGACCGTGTGGTGGTGGCCGCGGCTGACGCTGATCGCGCAGCGGTAG